The Henckelia pumila isolate YLH828 unplaced genomic scaffold, ASM3356847v2 CTG_461:::fragment_3, whole genome shotgun sequence genome window below encodes:
- the LOC140872161 gene encoding binding partner of ACD11 1-like gives MPITTVKVCNLSLGASERDVQEFFSFSGDIHYVEMRSDTERSQIAFVTFKDAQGAETAVLLSGATIVDMTVTVTLDPDYTLPPAASAPPQPSDKKTEGGQESALRKAEDVVSSMLAKGYNLGKESVNKAKAFDEKLQLTSTASAKVASLDKKIGLSEKISIGTSIVNDKVREVDEKLQVSEKAKSAFTAAEQTVSSAGSAIMKNRYILTGATWVTGAFNRVTKAAGEVGQMTKEKVGNAEDEQRRNTADDFTQVHSPELRKVSDSGEQQPSKPAPAQGLIL, from the exons ATGCCG ATAACAACTGTCAAGGTCTGCAATCTCTCTCTGGGAGCATCTGAACGTGATGTTCAAGAGTTCTTTTCTTTCTCTGGTGATATCCACTATGTTGAAATGCGAAG TGATACAGAGCGATCACAAATCGCTTTTGTGACCTTTAAGGATGCACAGGGAGCAGAGACAGCAGTTCTTCTTTCG GGGGCTACAATCGTTGATATGACTGTAACAGTTACTCTGGATCCAGATTACACCCTTCCTCCAGCTGCTTCTGCACCACCGCAG CCATCTGATAAAAAAACTGAAGGTGGTCAAGAATCTGCTTTGCGAAAGGCTGAGGATGTTGTAAGCAGCATGCTTGCAAAGGGTTATAACTTAGGCAAAGAGTCTGTTAACAAAGCAAAGGCATTTGATGAGAAGCTTCAATTGACTTCTACAGCCAGTGCTAAAGTGGCTTCATTGGATAAAAAGATCGGACTGTCTGAGAAGATAAGTATTGGTACTTCAATTGTTAATGATAAAGTTCGGGAAGTAGATGAGAAACTCCAAGTCTCTGAGAAAGCAAAATCTGCATTCACCGCTGCTGAGCAGACAGTTAGCAGTGCTGGATCTGCCATTATGAAGAACAGGTACATACTTACTGGTGCTACATGGGTGACAGGCGCTTTTAACAGAGTCACTAAAGCAGCGGGGGAAGTAGGCCAAATGACTAAGGAGAAAGTGGGAAATGCTGAAgatgaacaaagaagaaacaCGGCCGATGACTTTACTCAAGTTCATTCACCTGAGTTGCGTAAAGTCTCAGATTCTGGAGAGCAACAGCCTTCCAAACCTGCTCCAGCACAAGGTTTAATCCTCTAA
- the LOC140871529 gene encoding uncharacterized protein: MAMQAGIGVSRILLIVGAGYTGTILMKNGKLSDVLGELQNLVKGMEKSGESEGDSEAVASQVRRLAMEVRQMASSRQITVFNGNSGQINWTSLIVPAAALGAVGYGYMWWKGISFSDLMYVTKQNMANAVTNLTKHLDHVTEALAAAKRHLTQRIENLDGKLDEQVEISKLIRSEVNDVRGDVSQIGFDLDELQRMVSGLDGKLLSLEGKQELANAGVMYLCGIVNGRKIKMPDSLQEQFKIAGNSTPSLMGLKELADSVPSGNNLLTNGNVLEGSDKMPRTYSRMASSKC; the protein is encoded by the exons ATGGCTATGCAGGCTGGGATAGGGGTTTCGAGGATACTCCTCATCGTCGGAGCAG GTTATACGGGAACGATACTGATGAAGAACGGGAAATTATCAGATGTATTGGGTGAACTACAG AATCTAGTTAAGGGGATGGAGAAATCAGGGGAATCGGAAGGGGATTCTGAGGCAGTTGCTAGCCAG GTTCGTAGGCTAGCCATGGAGGTTCGCCAAATGGCCTCGTCTAGGCAGATTACTGTTTTTAATGGAAATTCTGGGCAAA TTAACTGGACTTCTCTAATAGTGCCTGCAGCTGCTTTAGGAGCTGTGGGTTATGGATACATGTGGTGGAAG GGTATTTCATTTTCAGACCTGATGTATGTAACCAAGCAAAATATGGCAAATGCTGTAACCAACTTGACAAAACATTTGGATCATGTGACAGAGGCCCTTGCA GCGGCAAAAAGACACTTGACGCAGAGGATTGAGAACTTGGACGGGAAACTGGATGAGCAAGTAGAGATATCCAAATTAATTAGGAGTGAG GTTAATGATGTACGTGGTGATGTTTCTCAAattggatttgatttggatgaatTGCAGAGGATGGTTTCTGGTTTG GATGGCAAGTTGCTGTCATTAGAAGGCAAACAG GAGCTTGCGAATGCTGGGGTTATGTACTTGTGTGGCATTGTCAACGGAAGAAAGATTAAAATGCCTGATTCGCTTCAG GAACAGTTTAAAATTGCTGGAAACTCAACACCAAGTTTAATG GGTCTCAAGGAGCTAGCAGATTCTGTGCCTTCTGGAAATAATTTATTGACCAATGGAAATGTGCTAGAAGGCTCTGATAAGATGCCTCGAACCTATTCAAG GATGGCTTCAAGCAAGTGTTGA